The Acidobacteriota bacterium genome contains the following window.
TGGAAAGATCCGTTCTCTTCACCGGTATTCTCGAAGCGTCAAGAGCAGTACGCCCGGCGATTTAAGCTGGATTCTAGTTATACGCCGCAGATGGTCGTTAATGGCTCAGCAGAATTCGTGGGATCTCAACGCTCCAAGGCTACCGATGCTGTCGATGGAGCCTCGTCGGAGATGTTGGGCGTTATAGATCTGAGTCTAAATAGTGGGAAATTATCGGCAGATATCACCGGCCTCGCTGCACATTCTGGTGCGACGGTCTATCTCGCCGTTGCCGAAAGCGGCCTCGTGACAAAGGTGCGAAGCGGCGAAAACGCAGGGGCAAACCTCGCGCATAGTTCCGTTGTGAGGCAGCTTATCCCAATCGGCAAACTCAAAGCTGGAGAAACAGGCGTAAAGATGGAACGGAATATTCCGCACAACGGCGAGTGGAAGATCGAGAACATCAGATATGTGGTATTTATTCAGGAAAACGAAAGTTTTAAGGTGTTGGCCGTTGAGTCAGTTGGCTACCAGCGGGTATCGTAGCCGCAGAAGTTGTCTCGCCAGGTGTCGTCAGTGTCGTAGGGCAGGACAGGAATGATGCCTTCCATTAGAAGTTCGGCGTTTAGATCGCGGCGGAGTCGATATGTGCGGCCTGAGGGGGAGCAGACTGTTAGCGTGACACGACCTTCGACGATCTTTGAAACCGCCGCGAACCGCCAGTCGGTGCGAGAACGGACGATCAGTCGTGAGCCGGTGGTCAGCTTGTCGAGGGCTATCTGAGTTTCGGTAATTTCCACGCTTTTCGACGTGAATCGTATACTTTTTTCGGCATCTGCACAAGGTACGGATTTTTTGCGGGTGAAAGCCACGCAACGATGCGTTCCAAGTTTCGGCGTTCCATCGCGGTGCAGCCTGCGGTTGGCGAATTTGCGTCTTTCCAAATGTGGAGAAAGATACAGGAACCGCGATTTTTTTCGACCGGATACGTGTTATACCCCACGAAAACGCCTAGATCATATTCCGGCCCAATCTCAAGCATTTTCTCCGAGCTTTTCCAGTCAAAATTGCCGACCTGCATGCGGTTGACGATGCGATTGTAAAAGTTCGATTTCGGATCGTCGACGCATTCCGTGAATTCGTCGAGTTTTGTGTAGGGCATCTGAACGCCCACCGGTTTTGAAGCCGTGCCGAACGACTCGGTCAGCGGAAACAGTCCGGCGGGTGATCGACCGTCACCTTCCGATTTGCCTGTTCGGAGACCTTCGTCCAATGCCGCCAAGCCAGGTGATTCATTCGTCGCCTTCCATCTGGAGTCTTCAAAAACAAATTTCACCCAAATTCCATTTGGAAACTGGCTGCCGTAGATAGATGCAAAGGCTTCGTTACCAATGAACGACTCGTTCTTTGCGAAACAGTTATCTGATATATCGTCTTCCAGATATTTGCTAATCTTGGTTATCCCCTCTTCCCTCATCCCCATTTCCAAAAATCTCAGCGTTTCTCTTGAATATAGCTGACGTAGGACTTGATCATCTCCTCGTTTCAGAGCAGTACAAATTCTTTTGAAAAGCTTTCCGAGAACAGGTGCGTTGTTGACCGCGACATCGTATTCCCGAACCCAGCCAAGCCCGCTGCGGCCGAGGACGACAGGGAACTTGTCGCCGGTTGCTTTCCAATCGCTTTTCTCGTTTTTTCTCTCGTAAAGAGCGGCAGTTCCGTTGATCTTGTCCCAGTCGTCGGTGGTTACGACGATCAGTTGTGTCGATTTGCTGAAGGCGGGCTTTTGAGCCGAAGGTTCGGGCTTTTTGATCTGGGCATATGTAACGAGACTCAGGGAAAGGAGAGCCATGAAGATGAGAAATGCTTTCATATTGAAAGGCCTTGCCGAGAAGCAGTGATCTGCATTCCGAAGTTGCGGGGGCAAGCCCGCCTTCCTGACTGCAAGTTTATTGTTTCTAGAATCTTCCCGGGCTTGTAACAGACAGTCAGGAAGGCGGGCTTGCCCACCCGTCTCTGATATTTATCAATTAACAAACAGCGAATCAGCAGCCGCTTTTGAGCCTCTGCTCGCGTACAGCCTCACGCCGACGGCCATCATTACGACGGAGATCG
Protein-coding sequences here:
- a CDS encoding DUF1223 domain-containing protein, producing MKYFMLIVLITVCSISTAWFFAGNGENSGVETVEAGSNVSHHTGARRPVLAELFTSEGCSSCPPADRLLTKLQQDGNDHVVTLSFHVDYWNYLGWKDPFSSPVFSKRQEQYARRFKLDSSYTPQMVVNGSAEFVGSQRSKATDAVDGASSEMLGVIDLSLNSGKLSADITGLAAHSGATVYLAVAESGLVTKVRSGENAGANLAHSSVVRQLIPIGKLKAGETGVKMERNIPHNGEWKIENIRYVVFIQENESFKVLAVESVGYQRVS
- a CDS encoding L,D-transpeptidase family protein, yielding MKAFLIFMALLSLSLVTYAQIKKPEPSAQKPAFSKSTQLIVVTTDDWDKINGTAALYERKNEKSDWKATGDKFPVVLGRSGLGWVREYDVAVNNAPVLGKLFKRICTALKRGDDQVLRQLYSRETLRFLEMGMREEGITKISKYLEDDISDNCFAKNESFIGNEAFASIYGSQFPNGIWVKFVFEDSRWKATNESPGLAALDEGLRTGKSEGDGRSPAGLFPLTESFGTASKPVGVQMPYTKLDEFTECVDDPKSNFYNRIVNRMQVGNFDWKSSEKMLEIGPEYDLGVFVGYNTYPVEKNRGSCIFLHIWKDANSPTAGCTAMERRNLERIVAWLSPAKNPYLVQMPKKVYDSRRKAWKLPKLR